From the genome of Aspergillus fumigatus Af293 chromosome 1, whole genome shotgun sequence, one region includes:
- a CDS encoding potassium channel family protein encodes MAPQIKHKSGDSVHSQAPQLSDHRRWQSFWEWLQGQFHLRPPDDDEPQDWWLASTAVPLVAAATGPLANVMSVVALVMPWRSHISFDQKDSLGNPLQVGFSDPRWCIALNATSLALGLLGNAFLLCNFTRIIRYIIALPASIICWTASMALLVAATVALHVFASPIAPNELYSQAYWSAVIAAILYFILSVILIINMLGYILGHYPQYFALTDGQRTLILQTLSFVIWLLIGAVIFSRVIDISFADALYFSDVTILTVGFGDIAPTNAIGRGILFPYAVMGIIMLGLVVGSIHQFAKDLQYDNVIRKHIERKRLATIRRATTLEKKCTGPAENGAHTSGSGTAQIGYRPHYSREHPIISSISSWTQGLAGRSKLILMKEEKDRFGAMRAIQKETIIFRRTYNLLLSIAIFGIVWTCGAVVFWQLEEDLSYFNALYFGFCSLITVGYGDFTPTTNAAKPFFVVWSLIAVPTMTTLISEMSDTVVAWFKNATDKVADWTVLPQSSKYQAFLQRLPVIYSALERRAEKKRVAQGFPIGDLEPGQPQNDAADFSHRPRPLEDLARDSNPSRQDLAQQLAFAIRRTARHALARRPKHYSYEEWVEFTRLIRFTDNSPEGVVLDEDEYGVLNWDWIGETSPMLASQTEPEWILDRLCESVIRYVDGQGRRQPSDQDVKPLSVANGDEDVEEPTLRKERDIRFEDD; translated from the exons ATGGCGCCGCAAATAAAACACAAATCCGGTGATTCAGTTCATTCACAAGCACCACAGCTCTCTGACCATCGGAGGTGGCAGTCCTTTTGGGAATGGCTTCAAGGTCAATTTCACTTGAGGCCTcctgatgatgatgagccTCAAGACTGGTGGCTTGCATCTACCGCGGTACCTTTAGTCGCCGCTGCCACTGGCCCCCTTGCAAATGTCATGTCAGTTGTTGCTTTGGTCATGCCATGGAGAAGTCACATATCCTTCGACCAGAAAGACTCGCTTGGAAACCCATTGCAAGTTGGTTTCTCTGACCCTCGATG GTGTATTGCTCTCAATGCCACCTCACTTGCGTTGGGTCTCTTGGGGAACGCGTTCCTGCTGTGTAATTTCACACGTATCATACGCTATATCATAGCTTTGCCTGCATCTATAATCTGTTGGACTGCATCAATGGCTCTT TTGGTTGCGGCAACTGTTGCGCTGCATGTATTTGCAAGCCCGATTGCACCGAATGAACTTTACTCGCAGGCTTACTGGAGTGCCGTTATTGCGGCAATCCTTTATTTTATTCTCAGCGTCATATTGATCATCAATATGTTGGGATATATCCTTGGCCATTATCCCCAGTACTTCGCTCTTACCGATGGTCAGCGAACTCTGATCCTACAGACTTTGTCATTTGTCATCTGGCTATTGATCGGTGCTGTGATCTTTTCCAGGGTCATAGACATATCATTCGCAGATGCGCTATACTTCTCGGATGTAACTATCTTAACCGTGGGATTCGGTGATATTGCACCTACAAATGCCATTGGAAGAGGCATTCTATTCCCTTACGCCGTGATGGGCATCATCATGCTAGGTCTAGTGGTCGGTAGCATTCATCAGTTCGCCAAAGATCTTCAGTATGACAATGTCATTCGCAAACATATTGAGCGGAAGCGGCTAGCAACTATCAGACGTGCTACTACATTAGAAAAAAAGTGTACTGGCCCAGCAGAGAACGGGGCTCACACGAGTGGCTCTGGAACAGCACAGATTGGCTATCGGCCTCATTATTCACGTGAACATCCCATCATCAGCAGTATCAGCTCCTGGACTCAGGGACTGGCGGGTCGGTCAAAGCTTATACTtatgaaagaagaaaaggaccgATTTGGTGCCATGCGCGCTATTCAAAAAGAAACGATCATCTTCCGTCGAACATACAATCTATTATTGAGCATCGCTATTTTTGGGATAGTGTGGACATGCGGCGCAGTGGTTTTCTGGCAATTGGAAGAGGATCTTTCATACTTTAATGCCCTATATTTTGGATTTTGCTCACTTATTACGGTGGGATATGGTGATTTTACTCCTACAACGAACGCCGCAAAGCCGTTCTTTGTGGTATGGTCTCTCATTGCTGTTCCAACGATGACTACCCTCATCTCGGAGATGAGTGACACAGTCGTTGCCTGGTTCAAGAATGCCACGGATAAAGTTGCAGACTGGACGGTTCTTCCACAATCATCCAAGTATCAAGCTTTTCTCCAAAGGCTGCCTGTGATTTACTCCGCCCTCGAGCGGCGAGCGGAAAAGAAACGAGTTGCTCAGGGCTTTCCTATTGGCGACTTAGAGCCAGGGCAACCGCAGAATGATGCGGCCGACTTTAGCCATCGCCCGAGACCACTCGAAGATCTAGCTCGCGACTCAAATCCTTCTCGTCAAGATTTGGCCCAGCAACTCGCATTTGCAATACGACGGACAGCAAGACATGCCCTCGCACGCCGCCCGAAGCACTACAGCTATGAAGAGTGGGTTGAATTCACGCGTCTGATCCGGTTTACTGACAACAGTCCTGAGGGGGTGGtgcttgatgaagatgaatATGGTGTGCTGAATTGGGATTGGATTGGAGAGACCAGTCCGATGCTTGCGTCACAGACAGAGCCGGAATGGATTCTCGATCGGCTCTGTGAAAGCGTGATACGATATGTGGATGGTCAAGGTCGCAGACAGCCTTCTGACCAGGACGTAAAACCTTTGAGTGTAGCCAACGgtgacgaggatgtcgaggagCCTACGCtgaggaaggaaagagacatcCGTTTTGAGGATGATTAG